The following are encoded in a window of Risungbinella massiliensis genomic DNA:
- a CDS encoding dihydrolipoamide acetyltransferase family protein yields MAAFEFKLPDVGEGIHEGEIVKLLVKEGDKIEEFEPFAEVQTDKAVVEIPSPVTGVVKQLKVAEGEVALVHSTIAVIDIEGDAPVDPHAPAEEEPGAEVVKQEIAKQEAQETAAPAPAAESTEKKRVLAMPSVRKLARELGVDITKVTGSAKHGRITAEDVEKFAADGEETRITEAPKEEEKVAAPAKTEPAAPTAVVAGGQEERIPLKGIRKTISRRMVESRQTSAHITLMDEVDVTELIELRKWGKEQAANRGVKLTYLPFIMKAVVGALRDFPTLNASIDAENEEIVIKKYYHIGMAAATDNGLMVPVLKDADRKSIFDLAGELTDKAVRARDMKLAPDELKGSTFTISSLGNMGGTFFTPIINQPEVAILGVGAIKEKPVVHNGEVAVRSILHLSLSVDHRLIDGDVAARFLTRLKSLLESPNLLMMEM; encoded by the coding sequence GTGGCAGCATTTGAATTTAAGTTGCCGGACGTGGGAGAAGGTATCCACGAAGGTGAAATCGTAAAGTTGCTCGTCAAAGAAGGCGACAAGATTGAAGAGTTCGAGCCATTTGCGGAAGTACAAACGGACAAAGCAGTAGTAGAGATTCCTTCTCCTGTTACTGGTGTAGTAAAACAATTGAAAGTAGCTGAAGGGGAAGTAGCTCTCGTTCATTCTACTATCGCTGTAATTGATATTGAAGGCGATGCTCCTGTAGATCCACATGCTCCTGCTGAAGAAGAGCCTGGTGCAGAAGTGGTAAAACAAGAAATTGCAAAACAAGAAGCTCAGGAAACAGCAGCTCCAGCACCTGCAGCTGAATCTACTGAGAAAAAACGCGTTCTAGCGATGCCATCTGTGCGGAAATTGGCTCGTGAACTCGGCGTCGACATTACGAAAGTGACTGGCTCTGCGAAACATGGCCGAATCACTGCGGAAGATGTAGAGAAATTTGCAGCTGATGGCGAAGAAACTCGTATAACAGAAGCTCCAAAAGAAGAAGAAAAAGTGGCAGCACCAGCAAAAACTGAACCAGCAGCACCAACCGCAGTTGTAGCAGGTGGACAAGAAGAGCGTATTCCACTCAAAGGAATTCGCAAAACGATCTCCCGTCGTATGGTGGAAAGCCGCCAAACTTCTGCACACATCACTTTGATGGATGAAGTAGATGTGACCGAGTTGATCGAACTTCGCAAATGGGGTAAAGAACAAGCTGCCAACCGTGGCGTGAAACTTACCTATTTGCCTTTCATCATGAAAGCGGTAGTCGGTGCTTTGCGTGACTTCCCAACATTGAACGCTTCCATCGACGCAGAGAACGAAGAGATTGTGATCAAGAAGTACTACCATATCGGAATGGCAGCAGCTACCGACAATGGTCTGATGGTTCCAGTATTGAAAGATGCAGATCGCAAATCAATCTTTGATCTAGCTGGAGAACTTACTGACAAAGCAGTTCGTGCACGTGACATGAAACTGGCTCCAGATGAACTCAAAGGTAGCACCTTTACCATCTCTAGCCTTGGAAACATGGGCGGAACTTTCTTTACGCCAATTATTAACCAACCAGAAGTTGCGATCTTGGGCGTGGGCGCAATCAAAGAAAAACCAGTTGTCCACAACGGAGAAGTTGCAGTTCGTTCCATCCTCCACCTCTCGCTCTCGGTGGATCATCGACTCATCGACGGAGATGTTGCAGCACGCTTCCTGACCCGTCTGAAGAGCCTATTGGAGAGCCCAAATCTATTGATGATGGAGATGTGA
- the lpdA gene encoding dihydrolipoyl dehydrogenase: MVVGDLAQEVDVLVVGAGPGGYVAAIRAAQLGKSVTIVDKDELGGVCLNRGCIPSKAIISASERFQHIREAEEVGLEVTGEIKVQMAKLMEWKNGVVKKLTGGVKGLLKGNGVDIVSGDVFFSDSKTARVVTDTSSQSYKFNQCIIATGSRPAELPILPFDQKRILSSTEALNLQEVPNKLIVVGGGYIGLELGTAYAKLGAEVTILEGTKSLLPGTDAALTKMVTRKLKKLGVTVITEAMVEGGENKGDSVEVKATVKGEQKTFTADYALVSIGRKPNTEEIGLDILGVETDERGFIKIDNQCKTTAADIYAIGDCAGGYLLAHKASYEGKIAAEVIAGKNSAIDFQAMPFVIFSDPEIAYTGLTEDQAKEEGYEPIVSRFAFAANGRALSLNNADGFYQIVADKETKQVLGVQIVGPEASTLISEAVLAIEMGANAEDIELTIHPHPTLGEVAMEAAEGIFGHAIHSVNKKR, from the coding sequence ATGGTAGTAGGAGATTTAGCACAAGAAGTAGACGTATTGGTTGTCGGTGCCGGTCCTGGTGGATATGTAGCAGCGATCCGTGCAGCTCAATTGGGTAAAAGTGTTACGATCGTAGATAAAGATGAATTGGGTGGAGTATGTCTGAACCGTGGATGTATCCCATCCAAAGCAATCATCAGCGCTTCAGAGCGTTTTCAACACATCCGCGAAGCAGAAGAAGTGGGCTTGGAAGTAACTGGTGAGATTAAAGTTCAAATGGCAAAATTGATGGAGTGGAAAAATGGCGTAGTCAAGAAATTGACCGGCGGTGTAAAAGGGCTCCTCAAAGGAAATGGCGTAGACATCGTATCCGGAGATGTATTCTTCTCTGACAGTAAAACGGCTCGTGTCGTTACTGATACTTCTAGCCAATCCTATAAATTCAACCAATGTATCATTGCGACTGGCTCTCGTCCTGCTGAACTGCCCATTCTTCCTTTTGATCAAAAACGCATTCTTTCTTCCACCGAAGCATTGAACTTGCAAGAAGTACCAAACAAACTGATTGTTGTAGGTGGTGGTTACATTGGTCTAGAGCTAGGTACTGCTTATGCAAAACTAGGCGCTGAAGTAACCATTCTCGAAGGAACCAAGTCTCTGTTGCCAGGTACCGATGCAGCTCTGACCAAAATGGTAACTCGTAAGCTCAAAAAATTGGGTGTAACTGTCATTACCGAAGCAATGGTTGAAGGTGGAGAAAACAAGGGTGACTCCGTCGAAGTAAAAGCTACTGTCAAAGGCGAACAAAAAACCTTTACAGCAGACTATGCTTTGGTTTCTATCGGTCGTAAGCCAAACACAGAAGAGATTGGTCTCGATATCTTAGGTGTCGAAACCGATGAGCGTGGATTTATTAAAATCGACAACCAATGCAAAACAACCGCAGCTGACATCTATGCGATCGGTGACTGTGCTGGTGGATATCTTCTTGCACACAAAGCAAGTTACGAAGGAAAAATTGCCGCAGAAGTGATCGCAGGTAAAAACAGTGCCATCGACTTCCAAGCAATGCCTTTTGTTATCTTCTCTGATCCAGAGATTGCATACACGGGATTAACCGAAGACCAAGCAAAAGAAGAAGGATACGAGCCAATCGTAAGCCGTTTCGCTTTTGCTGCCAATGGTCGTGCACTATCGCTTAACAACGCAGATGGTTTCTACCAAATCGTTGCAGACAAAGAGACTAAGCAAGTACTTGGTGTTCAGATCGTAGGTCCAGAAGCATCCACTCTCATTTCGGAAGCAGTATTAGCCATTGAAATGGGTGCGAATGCAGAAGATATCGAGCTAACCATTCATCCTCACCCTACTTTGGGCGAAGTAGCGATGGAAGCAGCTGAAGGTATCTTTGGTCATGCGATTCATTCAGTGAATAAAAAACGGTAA
- a CDS encoding TetR/AcrR family transcriptional regulator, whose amino-acid sequence MGSSKNLSSSDKLLLAAIDLIAEKGYKGVSTQEIASAAGLSEKTLFRHFGSKRNLLESAFDRFHYAEEMTKLFSEKLVWDLQTDLLLISRTYHEMMNRNRKMIMISIKEEGHLPGFLERTQKHPRQLLEILTNYFNTMYEKKKLIQTDPQLQAMLFMMMHFGAFMNNLDANTNFSTISLEAFITESVQTFARALTP is encoded by the coding sequence ATGGGTAGCAGTAAAAATCTTAGTAGTAGTGATAAACTGTTATTGGCAGCGATCGATTTAATTGCCGAGAAAGGATACAAAGGTGTTTCTACCCAAGAAATTGCTTCGGCAGCGGGTTTAAGCGAAAAGACTCTATTTCGTCACTTTGGAAGTAAACGAAATCTTTTGGAATCAGCGTTTGACCGTTTTCATTATGCCGAAGAAATGACAAAGCTGTTTAGCGAAAAGCTCGTGTGGGATTTGCAAACGGATTTGCTTCTAATTAGCCGAACCTACCATGAAATGATGAATCGCAACCGGAAAATGATTATGATCAGCATTAAGGAAGAAGGGCATTTACCTGGATTTCTTGAAAGAACACAAAAGCATCCTCGACAACTGCTGGAAATTTTGACTAATTATTTTAACACGATGTATGAGAAGAAAAAGTTAATTCAAACAGACCCACAGTTGCAGGCAATGTTATTTATGATGATGCACTTTGGCGCTTTTATGAACAACTTAGATGCCAACACCAATTTTTCAACCATATCACTAGAGGCATTTATAACAGAGAGTGTGCAGACATTTGCTAGGGCTTTAACTCCCTAG
- a CDS encoding MFS transporter, which produces MQVEGSNQIGEKLIRILMFTLALSAMNVLMFNFVLSDIREAFHLTTAQVSWVTSSYSLIYGIGTVIYGKLADRYKLQNLVTYGLGFMAFGSLIGLVSQTFWMVLVGRCLQAIGAAVIPATAMLIPVRYFAPERRGAATGMAFVGLSLGSALGPVVSAFIVSVTHWRWLFCISLLILITIPFYRKYLKDEQEGIPSNFDWIGGMLLATTVTFLLLGVTSGIWWFPIFGLITGIMFVLRIQYVSEPFVQPMLFRNKSYTLRLTIAFLISGIGFSLHFLSPLLLAHVHQLTPSWIGFVMVPAAIASAILGRKGGKLADLKGNSFLFFVASGSLVACFSLLSTFIGVSAVWIAIFLIFGNVGQTFMMIALANSVSMTLHKEQAGVGMGLLSMINFIAGAVASGVYGKVVDLGSDVRFNPINFYPTGSVYSNIFLVLTMLHVGILVFYYLQFGKVERKSVPLEG; this is translated from the coding sequence TTGCAGGTCGAAGGCTCAAATCAAATAGGAGAGAAATTAATACGTATTTTGATGTTTACTCTGGCTCTATCAGCAATGAACGTGTTGATGTTCAATTTCGTACTTTCTGACATACGTGAAGCTTTTCATCTTACTACTGCACAAGTAAGTTGGGTCACTTCGTCGTATTCTTTGATATATGGCATCGGAACTGTCATTTATGGAAAGTTGGCTGATCGATACAAACTCCAAAACTTAGTAACGTATGGATTGGGATTTATGGCCTTTGGTTCGCTAATCGGTCTTGTGTCCCAAACTTTTTGGATGGTGTTGGTCGGAAGGTGCTTGCAGGCGATCGGAGCAGCAGTCATTCCAGCAACTGCTATGCTAATTCCAGTTCGATACTTTGCTCCAGAACGTCGAGGTGCAGCGACAGGAATGGCTTTTGTAGGTTTATCTCTTGGGAGTGCTCTTGGCCCTGTTGTTTCTGCTTTTATTGTAAGTGTGACACATTGGCGCTGGTTGTTTTGTATCTCTCTGCTCATTTTAATTACTATTCCTTTTTATCGTAAATATCTAAAGGATGAGCAAGAGGGGATACCTAGTAATTTTGATTGGATTGGCGGTATGTTGTTAGCTACTACAGTAACATTCCTACTACTAGGTGTTACAAGTGGTATATGGTGGTTTCCAATCTTCGGCTTGATCACTGGTATAATGTTCGTCCTACGTATTCAATATGTTTCGGAACCGTTTGTTCAACCTATGTTGTTTCGAAATAAAAGCTATACTCTTCGGTTAACGATTGCTTTTCTCATAAGTGGAATTGGATTTTCCCTTCATTTTCTAAGTCCATTATTGTTGGCTCATGTACATCAGCTAACACCTAGCTGGATTGGGTTTGTTATGGTTCCTGCTGCGATAGCCTCCGCCATTTTAGGTAGAAAAGGCGGTAAATTGGCAGATTTGAAAGGAAATTCATTTCTCTTTTTTGTTGCGTCTGGATCATTAGTGGCTTGCTTTAGCTTGCTTTCCACTTTTATTGGAGTATCTGCTGTATGGATTGCAATCTTTTTGATCTTTGGTAATGTGGGGCAAACATTTATGATGATCGCTTTGGCTAACTCCGTATCTATGACCTTGCATAAAGAACAGGCTGGAGTGGGAATGGGACTACTATCCATGATCAACTTCATTGCAGGAGCAGTGGCTTCAGGCGTTTATGGTAAAGTGGTCGATCTTGGTTCTGATGTTCGATTCAATCCTATCAACTTTTATCCTACCGGCTCTGTTTATAGCAATATTTTTCTTGTTCTTACTATGCTACATGTAGGGATTCTGGTGTTTTATTATTTGCAGTTTGGAAAAGTAGAAAGGAAAAGTGTCCCGTTGGAAGGTTAG
- a CDS encoding luciferase domain-containing protein: protein MILETLRKYLLSWDGVSEHEHRFGGVEFRYQNKELGHLHGEQLADLPFPKSVRDELIETKQAEPHHVLPNSGWVSFRMKGEEDIPHLLKLFKMQYDRLSAKR, encoded by the coding sequence ATGATACTAGAAACACTAAGAAAGTATCTTCTTAGTTGGGATGGAGTCAGTGAGCATGAACATCGTTTTGGAGGAGTAGAATTTCGTTATCAAAATAAAGAATTAGGCCATCTTCATGGAGAGCAACTTGCTGATCTTCCATTCCCTAAATCTGTTCGAGATGAACTCATTGAAACAAAACAGGCAGAACCGCATCACGTTCTTCCAAACTCAGGATGGGTAAGTTTTCGAATGAAAGGAGAGGAAGATATTCCACACTTGCTAAAGCTGTTTAAAATGCAATATGACAGACTTTCTGCTAAAAGATAA